In Gallaecimonas pentaromativorans, a single window of DNA contains:
- a CDS encoding electron transfer flavoprotein-ubiquinone oxidoreductase, which translates to MERETMEFDVVIVGAGPAGLSAACRLKQLAPELMVCVVEKGSEVGAHILSGALFEPRALNELFPDWQQRQAPLTTAVNKDALYLLKENGEVELPGWAIPPSMHNNGNYIISLGNLCRWLAEQAEALGVEIYPGFPAADILYGADNQVIGIQTGDMGRLKDGSEGPQFQPGMQLLAKYTLFAEGCRGHLGKELIERFALDKGKDPQHYALGFKELWRIPKAQHQPGLVVHGAGWPLDDTASGGSFLYHLDDDLVSVGLIVDLNYRDPYLSPFDEFQRLKHHPLFAKYLSGGERLSYGARAIAKGGFNALPQTVFPGGLLIGCDAGTLNFAKIKGSHTAMKSGMLAAEAVAATLTGSQPLTPQSFDERFTQSWLYQELYQHRNFGAALHKWGPLWGGAFNWFEQKCLANKAPWTLSDAIADHQQLETIDSHRPREYPKPDGKLSFDRLSSVFISNTNHEENQPCHLKLKDPSLPVSYNLPNFAEPAQRYCPAGVYEIVDEGDARRLQINAQNCIHCKTCDIKDPSLNIRWCPPEGGGGPNYPNM; encoded by the coding sequence GGGGGCCCATATTCTGAGCGGCGCCCTGTTCGAGCCCCGCGCCTTAAATGAGTTGTTTCCCGATTGGCAGCAGCGCCAGGCGCCCCTCACCACGGCCGTCAATAAAGACGCCCTGTACCTTTTAAAAGAAAACGGCGAAGTGGAATTGCCAGGCTGGGCCATCCCCCCTTCCATGCACAACAACGGCAATTACATCATCAGTCTTGGCAACCTGTGCCGCTGGCTGGCCGAACAGGCCGAAGCCCTGGGGGTGGAGATTTACCCGGGCTTTCCCGCCGCCGACATCCTCTATGGCGCCGACAACCAGGTCATCGGCATTCAAACCGGCGATATGGGCCGCTTAAAAGACGGCAGTGAAGGCCCGCAGTTTCAGCCCGGCATGCAGCTTTTGGCCAAATACACCCTCTTTGCCGAGGGTTGCCGGGGCCACCTTGGCAAGGAGCTTATCGAGCGCTTTGCGCTCGACAAAGGTAAAGATCCCCAGCACTACGCCCTGGGGTTCAAGGAGCTGTGGCGTATTCCCAAGGCCCAGCACCAGCCTGGCCTGGTGGTCCACGGCGCCGGTTGGCCCTTGGACGACACCGCCAGCGGCGGCAGCTTTCTCTACCACCTTGACGACGACTTGGTGTCGGTGGGGCTGATCGTCGATTTGAACTACCGCGACCCTTACCTCTCGCCCTTTGACGAATTCCAGCGCCTAAAGCACCACCCGCTTTTTGCAAAGTATTTAAGCGGCGGCGAACGGCTCAGCTATGGCGCCCGCGCCATCGCCAAGGGCGGCTTTAACGCCCTGCCCCAGACGGTGTTCCCCGGCGGCCTCTTGATAGGCTGCGACGCCGGCACCCTGAACTTTGCCAAGATAAAAGGCAGCCACACCGCCATGAAGTCCGGCATGCTGGCCGCCGAAGCGGTAGCGGCGACACTGACTGGCAGCCAGCCGCTGACTCCACAGAGCTTTGATGAACGCTTTACTCAATCCTGGCTTTATCAGGAGCTTTACCAGCACCGTAATTTCGGGGCGGCGCTCCATAAATGGGGGCCGCTGTGGGGCGGCGCCTTTAACTGGTTCGAACAAAAATGCCTGGCCAATAAAGCGCCCTGGACCCTTTCCGACGCCATTGCCGACCACCAGCAATTGGAAACCATTGATTCCCACAGGCCGCGTGAATATCCCAAACCCGATGGAAAATTAAGCTTCGACAGGTTGAGTTCAGTTTTTATTTCCAACACCAACCACGAAGAAAACCAGCCTTGCCATTTAAAACTCAAGGATCCCTCGCTGCCGGTAAGCTACAACTTGCCAAATTTTGCCGAACCGGCGCAGCGTTACTGCCCGGCTGGAGTTTATGAGATTGTTGATGAAGGGGACGCAAGACGTTTACAAATCAATGCACAAAACTGCATCCACTGTAAAACCTGCGATATAAAAGACCCCTCATTGAATATTCGCTGGTGCCCTCCGGAAGGGGGTGGCGGGCCAAATTACCCCAATATGTAA
- a CDS encoding H-NS family nucleoid-associated regulatory protein → MSDFLQILGNQRRLNAATKELTLAELEEIKGKLDAIIASRAEEEAERQKEEAERTAKIDELRKAMAEAGISAEDILGGAAAAPSRRGGKGAKRPAKYRLEKDGEEHQWTGIGRMPKVFKEIVDNGGSLDKYLIK, encoded by the coding sequence ATGTCAGATTTTCTGCAAATTCTGGGCAACCAACGTCGCCTGAACGCCGCCACTAAAGAACTCACCCTGGCCGAGCTCGAAGAAATCAAAGGCAAACTGGACGCGATCATCGCGTCTCGCGCCGAAGAAGAAGCCGAGCGTCAAAAAGAAGAAGCCGAGCGCACCGCTAAAATCGACGAGCTGCGTAAAGCCATGGCTGAAGCCGGCATTTCTGCAGAAGACATCCTGGGCGGCGCTGCCGCTGCTCCTTCTCGCCGCGGCGGCAAAGGCGCCAAGCGTCCTGCCAAATACCGCCTGGAAAAAGACGGTGAAGAGCACCAGTGGACCGGCATTGGCCGTATGCCCAAAGTATTCAAGGAAATCGTCGACAACGGCGGTAGCCTGGACAAGTACCTGATCAAATAA